The Halichondria panicea chromosome 8, odHalPani1.1, whole genome shotgun sequence DNA segment ACCAACAGTACAGTGGCTGGTGATCTTTCAGGACTGACTGCTACTGGTCGACTCATCTCAAGCCACGGTCGGAAGCAAATCAGCAAACTAGTCCGCTCCATGCTCAATCAGCCATCAAACAGACACGCCCACAACTCTGTACAAGATCACACCCATCACTCGACCTCTCGGCCACCCAGTGTGTTATCAGAACGCTCCAAGAATTTCACTGAGAACAGTCCCAGTAGACCCCTTACGGGGGTCGCTGAGAGAAATGGGGGGAATTTCGTGGCTAATTTCTGTCAGATGATGCTGAATGGTACCAACAGTGCAGCTGTGCTGAGAGGAGGTGGGCAGAGGAGTGATGTGAGGGAGGAGGAGGGGAAGACTGCCAAGGAATCTGCTGGAAATGCCGTAAATGGGTATGTTATGCAGTGTAATGGATAGATACAAGTGATATGATGTGTAGAACTTTCTGTTtggaattaattttgtgtgtacTCCCACTTGTTTACTGGATCTCTTTCCTAATACAGGTCTACATCAACTCAAATATCAGCTGAAGGATCAGCCACGACTATTGAGAGTGGAGGCAGCTCAACCACCATCAAGTGAGTATATTAATGTTCATCACCTGACTTGCTTAATCTCCCCATAGGACCACCACCTCTGTGGGTGAGCATGGACTTAACATGGTCATCCATGTTTGTGATGACGCAAAGAAACGTGAGCTCCATGTATGTGTTCTATatctagacacacacacatgcagtttcataattattacatgtactttcacagtatagtgctatgtatgtacatgcatgcatgcattatccACATCCTGAAGAGCTCACATTATCCTCCCCTCTCCTTGCAGTGAAGAAGGACTTTATGTGCCCCCGTGAGATCTTAGTGAGGGAGATGCACTACTTTGCCGAGTACCTCTCCTCCTCTGACACACAGCTCTGGGATGAGGTGGACATCAGTGTGCACTGTGACGTGCCTGTGTTCGACTGGCTCATGAGGTGAGGGCCGCAGTTAAAAAGTATATTAATAGTACATACGAAGGTTGGATGTATGCACTACTTATGGCAATAATATTAGGTCAAGCTTATATGTTAGGATAACAATTAACCCATAATATTTCAATAGTAATAGGTTGTTAACAAAACAACCTAATTCTAACAGTGACCATCCATGGCAGATATTAAGTGCACTAGCTATTTTACAAGTTTAGCAGAAATAGTCACAATATAGATTGTTTATAATCTAACAGACagccccctcccccacacactctaGATACACAAAGAGAGGTCTGTTGGAGGGTCCGTGTGGTGAGAGACTGGAGGAACCTCAAGAGACCCCCGTCCTAGAGCCTGCATGGCAACGCTATCTCCATCCTCATCTCCTCAGACTTCCTCAAGATGGACACTCTGGTGAGGTCAA contains these protein-coding regions:
- the LOC135340419 gene encoding SANT and BTB domain regulator of class switch recombination-like, with amino-acid sequence MAYPRSGPASRAVALDLMLRTFMNSADFHTSNPRIWDNIAKLVPGTTPQQCAQRWEELRLTNSTVAGDLSGLTATGRLISSHGRKQISKLVRSMLNQPSNRHAHNSVQDHTHHSTSRPPSVLSERSKNFTENSPSRPLTGVAERNGGNFVANFCQMMLNGTNSAAVLRGGGQRSDVREEEGKTAKESAGNAVNGSTSTQISAEGSATTIESGGSSTTIKTTTSVGEHGLNMVIHVCDDAKKLKKDFMCPREILVREMHYFAEYLSSSDTQLWDEVDISVHCDVPVFDWLMRYTKRGLLEGPCGERLEEPQETPVLEPAWQRYLHPHLLRLPQDGHSG